Proteins encoded together in one Campylobacter concisus window:
- the ybeY gene encoding rRNA maturation RNase YbeY, protein MILCEESYPKILDEICEYLTLGEIELVFVGREEMRELNKTERGIDKTTDVLSFPLELVIHAPLGSIVINKDMVKEKATELNHSEEAETALLFTHGLLHILGFDHEKDDGEMREKECEVIKKFELPKSLIVRSEDVRLIDLINFKL, encoded by the coding sequence ATGATACTTTGCGAAGAGAGCTATCCAAAAATTTTAGATGAAATTTGTGAATATTTGACGTTAGGAGAAATCGAACTGGTTTTTGTCGGTAGAGAAGAGATGAGAGAACTGAATAAAACTGAGCGAGGCATTGATAAAACGACAGATGTTTTAAGCTTTCCGCTTGAACTTGTCATTCATGCCCCACTTGGCTCAATCGTTATAAACAAAGATATGGTAAAAGAGAAAGCCACTGAGCTAAATCATAGTGAAGAGGCCGAAACCGCACTACTTTTTACACATGGATTACTTCATATATTAGGATTTGATCATGAAAAAGATGATGGCGAAATGAGAGAAAAAGAGTGCGAAGTGATAAAAAAATTTGAGCTACCTAAAAGTCTAATCGTAAGAAGCGAGGATGTTAGGCTGATTGATCTTATAAATTTTAAGCTGTAA
- the ssb gene encoding single-stranded DNA-binding protein, giving the protein MHTYVSVIGNLTRDVELRYTPSGLAIGNTAIASTYKYTINNEKKEEICFIDTTFMGKTAEIANQYLKKGSKVFVDGRLKFDQWTDNNGQNRSKHSIVVDKMVMLDSKKQEINEKETPNEREEQAEKTEYVQGE; this is encoded by the coding sequence ATGCATACATATGTGTCAGTAATAGGAAATTTAACAAGGGATGTTGAGCTCAGATACACACCATCAGGGCTAGCCATAGGCAACACAGCTATCGCATCAACATACAAGTACACTATTAACAATGAGAAAAAAGAAGAAATCTGCTTTATAGATACAACTTTTATGGGTAAGACCGCAGAGATCGCAAATCAATATCTCAAAAAAGGGTCAAAAGTTTTCGTAGATGGCAGATTGAAATTCGACCAATGGACAGACAATAATGGACAAAATAGGAGCAAACATAGCATTGTCGTTGATAAAATGGTAATGCTTGATAGCAAAAAGCAGGAAATTAACGAAAAGGAAACGCCGAACGAGCGAGAAGAACAAGCTGAAAAAACCGAGTATGTGCAAGGGGAATGA
- the yihA gene encoding ribosome biogenesis GTP-binding protein YihA/YsxC — translation MIRPLGAKFITSSPSIKEAPSFVTSEVVFLGRSNVGKSSLINTLVNQKNLAKSSSTPGKTQLINFFEAEFCEEKEEGEKDKFKLILVDLPGFGYAKVAKSKHDEWRKNLDEFLKFRSDIRLFIHLIDARHFDLDIDVNVDAYLKSFLRADQKILNLYTKSDKLNQSQKSAVMKFDPSGILVSTLNKSGIEKAREAIINNALGR, via the coding sequence GTGATAAGGCCACTAGGTGCTAAATTTATCACATCAAGTCCAAGTATAAAAGAGGCTCCAAGCTTCGTAACAAGCGAAGTTGTCTTTTTGGGTAGATCAAATGTTGGTAAAAGCAGCCTCATAAATACACTTGTAAATCAAAAAAATCTAGCCAAAAGCTCATCGACTCCTGGCAAAACTCAGCTTATAAATTTCTTTGAGGCTGAGTTCTGTGAGGAAAAAGAAGAGGGCGAAAAAGATAAATTTAAGCTTATTTTGGTTGATTTACCAGGCTTTGGCTACGCAAAAGTGGCAAAGTCAAAGCATGATGAATGGCGTAAAAATTTAGATGAGTTTTTGAAATTTAGAAGCGACATTAGACTTTTTATACATCTAATTGATGCTAGGCATTTTGATTTAGATATAGACGTAAATGTAGATGCTTATCTAAAAAGCTTTTTAAGAGCTGATCAGAAAATTTTAAATTTATATACAAAAAGTGATAAGCTAAATCAAAGCCAAAAGAGTGCGGTAATGAAATTTGATCCAAGCGGCATCTTGGTCTCAACTCTTAATAAAAGCGGTATCGAAAAGGCTAGAGAAGCTATCATAAATAATGCTCTTGGTAGATAA
- the lptA gene encoding lipopolysaccharide transport periplasmic protein LptA, with amino-acid sequence MGRRKSAILAVILGFTFLNAEQVEITSNDFFADENKQTSEFIGNVNIKKGSFDELKADKVVVYFDKKRQPIKYVATGNARAKIFIKDKHYDGKGNTLTYEPAKQIYTVSGNGYLHEVETDKNVYGEKIVVNQKDGTYSVNSDEKRPVKFIFQVEEKDK; translated from the coding sequence ATGGGTAGAAGAAAATCAGCGATTTTAGCGGTGATATTGGGTTTTACATTTTTAAATGCAGAGCAAGTTGAAATCACATCAAATGATTTTTTTGCGGATGAGAATAAACAAACTAGTGAATTTATAGGTAATGTAAATATCAAAAAGGGCTCATTTGATGAGCTTAAGGCAGATAAAGTGGTCGTCTATTTTGATAAAAAACGCCAACCTATAAAATATGTGGCCACTGGCAATGCTAGAGCTAAAATTTTTATAAAAGATAAGCACTACGACGGCAAAGGCAATACTCTTACATATGAGCCAGCAAAACAGATCTATACTGTTAGTGGAAATGGCTATTTGCACGAGGTAGAAACTGATAAGAATGTTTATGGCGAAAAGATAGTTGTTAATCAAAAAGATGGCACATATAGCGTAAATAGTGATGAAAAAAGGCCTGTTAAATTTATTTTTCAGGTAGAGGAAAAAGATAAGTGA
- a CDS encoding AAA family ATPase — protein sequence MIVSICNEKGGSGKSTLATNIAINQGIVKGEPLLLVDTDPQKSIATFLNIRNEENHPKAFDFAYKYGEELKVFLQDNKTKRDIVIDTGGRDSREMRIAIALSDIVIIPTIPSQFDVSVLDKMVNIIKMAKEQNTNLQTYIVINRASTNPFLAKKVESLKNFIKEIQEDYIKLAETIIFERERYKIATQLGLSVVEMNDGNKTEQEIKNLCSEIF from the coding sequence ATGATTGTTTCTATATGTAATGAAAAAGGCGGAAGCGGTAAAAGCACCTTAGCTACTAATATAGCGATAAACCAAGGCATAGTAAAAGGCGAACCACTATTATTGGTCGATACAGACCCACAGAAGTCAATAGCTACATTTTTAAACATACGAAACGAAGAAAATCACCCAAAAGCATTTGACTTTGCATATAAATACGGCGAAGAACTAAAAGTATTCCTGCAGGACAACAAAACAAAAAGGGATATAGTAATCGATACAGGCGGACGAGATAGTCGAGAAATGAGAATAGCGATAGCACTAAGCGATATTGTTATAATTCCGACAATACCAAGCCAGTTTGACGTCAGCGTCCTTGATAAAATGGTAAATATAATCAAGATGGCAAAGGAACAAAACACTAATCTGCAAACATATATTGTGATCAATAGAGCGTCCACAAATCCATTTTTAGCCAAAAAAGTAGAAAGTCTCAAGAATTTTATAAAAGAAATTCAAGAAGACTATATAAAACTAGCAGAAACAATTATATTTGAAAGAGAGCGATATAAAATTGCGACCCAGCTAGGACTGAGCGTAGTTGAAATGAACGACGGCAACAAAACTGAACAAGAAATCAAAAATTTATGCAGTGAGATATTTTAA
- a CDS encoding KdsC family phosphatase — protein MIEIIFLDVDGCLTDGKIIYNANGEELKFFDVKDGYAIESWLKLGKKVAIITGRKSAIVERRAEDLKINHVYQGVGDKFEVASEILKFEGLSFKNAAAIGDDYNDYKILNAVAWSFKPKDAIKELDVKTKLKHKGGNGAVREMIELIIKSENLYDEWSKRWL, from the coding sequence ATGATAGAGATTATATTTTTAGATGTTGATGGCTGCCTGACTGATGGCAAGATCATCTACAATGCAAATGGTGAAGAGCTTAAATTTTTTGATGTAAAAGATGGCTACGCGATAGAAAGCTGGCTGAAGCTTGGCAAAAAAGTAGCTATCATTACTGGAAGAAAGTCAGCCATCGTTGAGCGAAGAGCAGAGGATCTAAAGATAAATCACGTCTATCAAGGAGTTGGTGATAAATTTGAAGTGGCGAGTGAGATATTAAAATTTGAAGGGCTTAGCTTTAAAAACGCAGCAGCTATCGGCGATGACTACAATGACTATAAAATTTTAAACGCAGTTGCTTGGAGCTTTAAGCCAAAAGACGCGATAAAAGAGCTTGATGTAAAGACAAAACTAAAGCACAAAGGTGGCAATGGCGCGGTTAGAGAGATGATTGAGCTTATTATAAAATCAGAAAATTTATATGACGAGTGGTCTAAGCGTTGGTTGTAA
- the queC gene encoding 7-cyano-7-deazaguanine synthase QueC, translating into MYNSSKNKRQNMKKAVCIMSGGMDSTLCAVMAKKAGYDIVALHFDYGQRTMKREKLAFNEICERLGIAKKISLDVSFIAQIGGNSLTDESLQIRKDGVEKDAPNTYVPFRNGIFISVAAALAEKENAQAIYIGVVEEDSSGYPDCKESFIKSINEAINLGTSPSFSCEIITPLVNLSKADIVAKSLELGSPLELTWSCYESEDEACGLCDSCRLRLNGFKKANATDKIAYKNQKFSL; encoded by the coding sequence TTGTATAATTCTAGCAAAAATAAAAGGCAAAATATGAAAAAAGCAGTTTGTATAATGAGCGGCGGTATGGATAGTACGCTTTGTGCTGTAATGGCAAAAAAGGCTGGATATGATATCGTAGCACTTCATTTTGACTATGGCCAAAGAACGATGAAACGTGAAAAACTTGCATTTAACGAAATTTGCGAGAGATTAGGTATTGCAAAAAAGATAAGTTTAGATGTTAGCTTTATTGCCCAAATAGGCGGAAATTCTTTAACCGATGAAAGCTTGCAAATAAGAAAAGACGGAGTGGAAAAAGATGCGCCAAATACTTACGTGCCTTTTCGAAATGGTATTTTTATCTCGGTCGCTGCCGCACTTGCGGAAAAAGAAAATGCACAAGCTATCTATATCGGTGTCGTAGAAGAAGATAGTTCAGGCTATCCTGACTGCAAAGAAAGCTTCATAAAAAGTATAAACGAGGCTATAAATTTGGGTACATCGCCTAGTTTCTCGTGCGAGATAATTACTCCACTTGTAAATTTAAGCAAAGCTGACATCGTAGCAAAGTCGCTTGAGCTTGGCTCGCCACTAGAGCTTACTTGGAGTTGCTACGAGAGCGAGGACGAGGCATGCGGACTTTGCGATAGCTGCAGGCTAAGGCTAAATGGCTTTAAAAAGGCAAACGCCACTGATAAAATCGCATATAAAAATCAAAAATTTTCCTTATGA
- the hisB gene encoding imidazoleglycerol-phosphate dehydratase HisB, whose protein sequence is MLELTRNTKETQISMKLKIYGSGVAKINTGIGFFDHMLEAFTKHSLLDLEISCKGDTHVDFHHSVEDVGIVLGQLLKETLYPLSGVERFGEASVVMDEAAVFCALDLSNRAYLVYENFNENAKVGEFDTELVEEFFRAVAINSAITLHLNQIRGKNTHHIIEATFKSFAVALRRALAKNARIGTPSTKGVL, encoded by the coding sequence ATTTTAGAACTAACTAGAAATACAAAAGAGACACAAATCTCAATGAAGCTTAAAATTTATGGCTCTGGGGTTGCAAAGATAAACACTGGCATAGGCTTTTTTGACCATATGCTTGAAGCTTTTACAAAGCATTCTTTGCTCGATCTTGAAATTTCATGCAAGGGCGACACGCATGTGGATTTTCACCACAGCGTTGAGGATGTAGGCATAGTTTTGGGACAGCTTTTAAAAGAGACCTTGTATCCTTTAAGTGGCGTTGAGAGATTTGGTGAGGCGAGCGTCGTTATGGATGAAGCTGCTGTTTTTTGCGCACTAGATCTTAGCAACAGGGCCTATCTTGTATATGAAAATTTTAATGAAAATGCCAAAGTAGGGGAGTTTGACACTGAGCTTGTGGAGGAATTTTTTAGGGCAGTTGCTATAAATTCAGCCATCACGCTTCATCTAAATCAAATTCGTGGTAAAAACACTCACCACATCATCGAAGCAACATTTAAATCATTCGCCGTCGCACTTCGTAGAGCGCTTGCTAAAAACGCAAGAATAGGCACGCCAAGCACAAAGGGTGTTTTATGA
- a CDS encoding adenine-specific methyltransferase EcoRI family protein: MQNLTQSERAQSWLSDKDKRANIYFMSAKYDVDDEFYTSFDEIRAEIQDYRTHFKGKVVVCPCNDGKKSNFYRYFALNFKSLELKKLITTTYNIKDPKSKGMKIEISESGINETMLKGDGDFRSEEVRNIMASGDIIVTNPPFSLFRDLIEIVEEQNKKFLIVGGTYSITYKKIFELYKKSKIWLGNHQVNIFTRPDGSKKRFSNISWFTNLKSIKHQNGIRLTQKYKGNENKYPEYDNYKIIEVKNCKDIPIDYDGVIGIPLTFFLRHNPAQFKILGCDFEIKDKYPELVKHTYKENNTKSAVLKGQELFTRIIIQRKGGLKPRARIFNQF, translated from the coding sequence ATGCAAAATTTAACCCAAAGCGAAAGAGCTCAAAGCTGGTTATCGGATAAAGATAAAAGAGCCAATATCTACTTCATGAGTGCAAAATATGACGTAGATGATGAGTTTTATACGAGTTTCGATGAGATAAGAGCCGAAATACAAGATTATAGAACACATTTTAAAGGCAAAGTAGTAGTATGCCCTTGCAACGACGGCAAGAAAAGCAACTTTTATAGATACTTTGCCTTAAATTTTAAATCCCTAGAGCTAAAAAAGCTAATTACAACGACGTACAATATTAAAGACCCAAAATCAAAGGGGATGAAAATAGAGATCAGCGAAAGCGGAATAAATGAGACGATGTTAAAAGGGGATGGTGATTTTAGAAGCGAAGAAGTAAGAAATATTATGGCAAGTGGCGATATAATAGTTACAAATCCACCTTTCTCCCTTTTTCGCGACCTAATAGAAATTGTAGAAGAACAAAACAAGAAATTTTTAATAGTTGGCGGAACCTACTCAATTACGTATAAAAAAATATTTGAGCTATACAAAAAGAGTAAAATTTGGCTAGGCAATCATCAAGTAAATATTTTTACACGACCAGACGGCAGTAAGAAGCGTTTTAGCAACATATCATGGTTTACAAATTTAAAAAGTATAAAACACCAAAATGGTATAAGATTAACCCAAAAGTATAAGGGCAATGAAAATAAATACCCAGAGTACGATAATTACAAGATCATAGAAGTCAAAAATTGCAAGGACATACCAATTGACTATGACGGAGTAATTGGTATACCGCTAACATTTTTTTTAAGGCACAACCCAGCACAATTTAAAATTTTAGGCTGTGACTTTGAAATTAAAGACAAATACCCTGAACTAGTTAAACATACCTACAAAGAAAACAACACAAAATCAGCGGTTCTAAAAGGGCAAGAACTTTTTACAAGGATCATCATACAAAGAAAAGGCGGATTAAAGCCTAGAGCAAGAATATTTAATCAATTTTAG
- a CDS encoding replication initiation protein yields the protein MLKTTRVAHIESNGTLVFRNKMNSILFPVNFTSRDYDIFFTICWYAKQLGYSDSRNYIEMPYSKISQFFAEGLNKTRFNNEVLEFCKKVLGENGSAIYKSLEITNNDEIMTAGVFFISIKAFRNTQILKFKLNTEALDILFGTLKFMRINLHDFISIRSKFAKSLYRLLLQYQNIRSDKDGFKCVNFNRPDFERFMSVPEKYETRDLDRRVINPAIEELNENYFKKIVLEKKIAEGSKKNVIGYSFRFMLNEDA from the coding sequence GTGCTTAAAACCACAAGAGTCGCTCATATAGAAAGCAATGGAACGCTCGTTTTCCGTAATAAAATGAATTCTATATTGTTTCCAGTAAATTTTACATCTAGGGATTATGATATTTTCTTTACTATTTGCTGGTATGCAAAGCAATTGGGGTATTCGGATAGCAGAAATTATATTGAAATGCCGTATTCTAAGATATCACAATTCTTTGCTGAAGGTCTAAATAAAACTCGTTTTAATAACGAGGTGCTTGAGTTTTGTAAAAAGGTTTTAGGCGAAAACGGATCGGCAATCTACAAAAGTTTAGAGATTACAAATAATGATGAAATTATGACGGCTGGAGTTTTTTTCATTTCTATTAAAGCTTTTAGAAATACGCAAATTTTAAAATTTAAATTAAATACAGAAGCTCTCGATATTTTATTTGGTACTCTAAAATTTATGAGAATAAATTTACACGATTTTATTTCAATTCGAAGTAAATTTGCAAAGTCTCTTTATCGCCTCTTACTACAATATCAAAATATCAGATCCGACAAAGATGGCTTTAAGTGTGTAAATTTTAATAGACCTGATTTCGAAAGATTTATGAGCGTTCCTGAAAAATACGAAACGAGAGATTTGGATCGCCGTGTAATAAATCCTGCCATAGAAGAGTTAAACGAAAACTACTTTAAAAAGATTGTTCTCGAGAAGAAAATTGCTGAAGGCTCTAAAAAGAACGTTATCGGCTACTCTTTTAGGTTTATGTTAAATGAGGATGCTTGA
- a CDS encoding LPS export ABC transporter periplasmic protein LptC: MVVKIFYFVVAIFSVVMIFLAAQDPYLANVLKIDTKISNMQINDVIDYEINSTKISGVYEADELNRYNDKDEFLSFKAKILRGNLKHFLSSDKAISQNDEIIFQKNANYENNDSLRFISDEVIYGTKTKIVRSEANFTLIRNNDKALGESGSYDLGKKQTQVKGLRAWVEENQRF, encoded by the coding sequence TTGGTTGTAAAAATTTTCTACTTCGTCGTGGCTATTTTTAGTGTCGTGATGATATTTTTGGCGGCCCAAGATCCATATCTTGCAAATGTTTTAAAGATCGACACAAAGATATCAAATATGCAGATAAATGACGTGATAGATTATGAGATAAATTCCACGAAAATAAGCGGAGTCTACGAGGCTGATGAGCTAAATAGATACAACGATAAAGATGAATTTTTGAGTTTTAAAGCAAAAATTTTAAGAGGAAATTTAAAACATTTTCTAAGCTCAGACAAAGCAATCTCACAAAATGACGAAATCATCTTTCAAAAGAATGCAAACTATGAAAACAACGATAGTTTGAGATTTATAAGTGACGAAGTGATATATGGAACAAAAACAAAAATAGTAAGATCTGAAGCAAATTTCACACTCATAAGAAATAATGATAAGGCGCTGGGTGAGAGTGGAAGCTATGATCTTGGCAAAAAACAAACGCAGGTAAAAGGGTTAAGGGCATGGGTAGAAGAAAATCAGCGATTTTAG
- the mrdA gene encoding penicillin-binding protein 2, translating to MRMRIVFSVIALFWIILLGRIYHLSINSNTYYNEIAEQNAIKTIYIPPVRGIIFDAHDKPMAVNRLGFSVSIRPHLSANKKVKILDDELAYIGSLFSDLNVTKLKNEYIKNDSAYNQDFINVVEFIDYDKFLPFFASLSLRENLEIRPASKRHYPYNDLASHIIGYVGRANQKDMDNDPLTKLTNYIGRSGVERFYNPILQGIQGFKKIKVNALNEEIEQISYQAPQSQNIKLAVDLELQQFVADVFGKDAGSVIVMSLKDGAIIAAGSFPEYDLNPFVLGISQPEWEELVKNVDHPFTNKLINGLYPPGSVVKMGMALAFLDNGMSKYDSFFCSGSYELGGRKFRCWNSHGHGNVNMNTAIRESCDDYFYKGSQKIGIDAIVPILERMGFGRKTEVDLPNEFVGTLPSREWKMRKYGKAWFQGETLITSIGQGNFLVTPMQVAKYTAGLATGLNVTPHFLKSIDDNDVDFTPTDDAFTPFEKSQLPAIRHAMYEVANHPRGTANRHFIGSLVKVAAKTGTAQVVGISQTEKKRMKEEDMAYLQRSHAWMTTYAPYEDPQYVITMVIEHGGHGGSAAGPKIAQIYNKLVEMGYINLEKIQSDQNKKQDNKKK from the coding sequence ATGAGGATGCGCATCGTCTTTAGTGTGATCGCTCTTTTTTGGATTATACTTTTGGGACGAATTTATCACCTAAGCATCAACTCAAATACTTACTACAACGAGATCGCAGAACAAAACGCGATAAAGACTATTTATATTCCGCCAGTTAGGGGCATTATTTTTGACGCACATGATAAGCCAATGGCTGTTAATCGTCTTGGCTTTTCGGTATCCATTAGACCTCATTTAAGTGCTAATAAAAAGGTAAAAATTTTAGATGATGAGCTAGCCTACATTGGCTCACTATTTAGTGATCTAAATGTTACAAAGCTTAAAAATGAATACATAAAAAATGACTCAGCTTATAACCAAGATTTTATAAATGTGGTCGAATTTATTGATTATGATAAATTTTTACCATTTTTTGCATCACTTTCTTTGCGTGAAAATTTAGAGATAAGACCCGCTTCAAAACGCCACTATCCGTATAACGATCTAGCTTCTCACATCATCGGCTATGTCGGTAGGGCAAATCAAAAAGATATGGATAATGATCCTTTGACAAAGCTTACAAATTATATTGGAAGAAGTGGCGTGGAGCGGTTTTATAATCCGATCTTACAAGGAATTCAAGGATTTAAAAAGATAAAGGTAAATGCCTTAAATGAAGAGATCGAGCAGATAAGCTATCAAGCACCACAAAGTCAAAACATCAAGCTTGCAGTCGATCTTGAGCTTCAGCAATTTGTCGCTGATGTCTTTGGCAAGGATGCAGGAAGTGTCATAGTTATGAGTCTAAAAGATGGCGCTATCATAGCTGCTGGTAGCTTTCCAGAGTACGATCTAAACCCATTTGTGCTTGGAATTTCTCAGCCTGAATGGGAAGAGCTTGTAAAAAACGTCGATCATCCTTTTACAAATAAGCTAATAAACGGCCTTTATCCGCCAGGTTCTGTCGTAAAAATGGGTATGGCGCTTGCGTTTTTGGATAATGGCATGAGTAAATACGATAGCTTTTTTTGTAGTGGCTCGTATGAGCTTGGAGGGCGTAAATTCCGCTGCTGGAACTCTCATGGACATGGAAATGTTAATATGAATACGGCAATTAGAGAGAGCTGTGATGATTATTTTTATAAAGGTAGTCAAAAGATAGGGATCGACGCTATTGTACCGATACTTGAGCGTATGGGTTTTGGTAGAAAAACCGAGGTTGATTTGCCAAATGAGTTTGTGGGGACTTTGCCAAGTAGAGAGTGGAAGATGAGGAAGTATGGTAAAGCGTGGTTTCAAGGCGAGACCCTCATCACCTCTATCGGACAGGGAAATTTCTTGGTCACGCCTATGCAAGTGGCAAAATATACAGCAGGCCTTGCAACTGGGCTAAATGTGACTCCACATTTTTTAAAGAGCATTGATGACAATGATGTTGATTTTACGCCAACAGATGATGCTTTTACGCCGTTTGAAAAATCACAGTTACCAGCCATTAGGCATGCAATGTATGAAGTGGCAAATCACCCAAGAGGAACGGCAAATAGGCATTTTATTGGAAGCCTAGTTAAAGTTGCCGCAAAGACAGGTACTGCCCAGGTTGTTGGAATTTCTCAAACTGAAAAGAAACGTATGAAAGAAGAGGATATGGCGTATTTGCAAAGATCCCATGCATGGATGACTACATATGCACCTTATGAAGATCCGCAATACGTCATCACAATGGTTATTGAGCATGGTGGCCATGGTGGAAGTGCGGCTGGACCAAAAATCGCTCAAATTTACAATAAACTCGTTGAAATGGGATATATAAATTTAGAAAAAATCCAAAGCGATCAAAATAAAAAACAAGACAATAAGAAAAAATAA